The stretch of DNA CTATAATCATGTTGATAGTGATAGTACTGGGTAAAATTGTTCTCAACCTATTTATAATAGGTACATGTAAGAATATTAATGTTAGGAACTGAGATTTGGGGCTcaagagaagaaatagaaaatctaaatttAAGAAACAGCTGCCATTTCAAGGGAGGATTAAAAATTACCTTGAGAATTTATTCTTGTATTTCTCAGTATTTCCAAAATAGGCTTCAGGATATATTATGATCTTGTTTTACTGGGaatttattttccctttgaaGTCTTTTCCTCAGTGTCAGTTGTTATTTTATTCCCAAGGTGTGAGGGAGAGTGAGCAGAACCCACTGGATAGCACATTAGTGAAGGTGCCTGAGCTGCAGGACGATAGTGGAGAGTGAGAAGGACGACCGGGAGACTGCAGgggaagtggattttttttttttttcttttttttttttcatttatttttattagttggaggctaattactttacaatattgtagtgggttttgtcatacattgacatgaatcagccatggatttatgattttttttttaatttaaacatgaAAAGTACGTGAACTGAATTAACAAGCCTGCAGTGTGGCATAAACAGGAGAATCGCCACTGCACTTTCCACGTCGTCTATCATTAACCAGTTGCTCCAGGCTTTGTTGCTTCCccttcttcttttactttctagTCACCACGtcaagtttgttttgtttgtttgtgcgTTTTTAATCTTAGAAGGAGGAAAACCTTCACGGACTAGCTGTATAGAACCATACTTAAGCGTTTTGTGGATTTTTTCATTTTGAGCTTTTGTGGGAGCTTTCGTCCTAATGGACAATAACTCTAGCTCTGTATCCCCCGCTCTGTCCAGTTATGCAGTGTGCTTGATCTTCGTTGGCAGCATCAGCTGTTAGGATCCTCACAGACCCAGCAGCCTGACTGGGAGACACTTGTGGGCTGGTGTGGCTGGAGCCGTCAGGGTCGCGCAGGCTTTGGGGGGCGATGGTTCCCGCCCTCTCCTGTTGCACACAGCCGTCGTAAACCCGTGTTCACAGGCGAGACAGTGCCTGGCCTGTGGGCCTTAGAATGGGGTTTAATTAAAACTGAAGTCTGTTATGCTGTGGAGACATACAAAGGAGGCAACCTTAAGACTCTTTATGAAACAAAATCAGCCATTTTTCGGCACCAAGAGGAAAACGTGATGCTGCCGCAGTGTCGCTGACAGTCGTGGATGATGCAGCAGAAGCAGTTAGAGACGTGAAACCGGGGTAGCTCCAACTCCAGAATGCTTGTCGTTTGTATAAGCCAGCAGTTTGTATGGGAAAACCTTGGTTTTGGGGGGGTCACTCGAGTTGAAGTTTTAACATTAGACAGCAATATAGGCACGTAGCTAGGATCAGAGGCAGAGATTGTCCAGGAGCCCGGGAGAGGGGTTGATGGAAAGGTTAGTGGAGGTGTGTGACCAAGAGATGCCCACATGGAAACCGCAGTTGGTTTGCTGGAGCTCTGGCCTGACGCTGAGGGGAACAGAGTGCTAGAAGCAGCCCGTTGTCACCGACCTGACGTTTGTGATGTAACGTGACGGAGACAGAGTTGTCTCTCTTGTGGTTGTGGAGACAGAGTCATCTCTCTTGTGGTCGTGGCACTCTGATTTTTTTGGCCATTTTTCCTCCCAGGCCCAACTGCCCTTGGAAGCACCAGAGTTCCCACCCAGCACTGGGTTGGTTTTCCCGAGCTCTGAACGGCTGGATCAGCCTTAGAGGGAGAGGCCCCTCCGAGGGAACGGCCGAGACCCGCGCTCAGTGCACCTAGTTAGGTCTGCGTTGTGTGTGAGCATCACTGGCATCCTCTTAGCAGGGGAAAAACCAGAGTAATACCCATAGTAGATACATCACAATATGCCACAGATTGAGTCTCATGGctgcttagttttttaaaaataatctctcctgaaaagcaaaaataaacttcattaGAATGGTCttaaatattttcacaaaatacTGTATCCTGTGTAAAATCATCTGTGTGTGGTGCATTCTTAAAGGCAAAAATTTATTTGACataacatttctaattttattcgtGAAATACATGATTCATCAGAAAGTGTGTGTACAGCAGCTGGGATCATTTATGTTCTAAAGAATCTAAGAAATTATCTTTTTGGTCCTTTTAGCAAATTTTGAAGGAACCCAAAATGGCTGCTTCTCTTATGAATCCCTATATAAAGCGTTCTGTTAAAGTGAAAAGCCTAAATGACATGACGGCAAAAGAGAAGTTCTCTCCTCTCACATCCAACCTGATCAGTAAGTATTAGCTCTTTTATTGAAGTCTCTGAAAATTCTGCTCTTGAAACTGATCCCTAGACCAGGAACACCAGCCTTTGGCAGTGTAGAATCTCAGCCTTACCCCAACCTGCTAAATTAGAATCTGCATCTTCACTCGCTCCCCAAGTGAGTTACTTGCACATACAGTTTGAGGAGCACTGTCTGAAGGATATTAAGATTCAGGAATGTCTCAATGCATAGTTTCATCCCTTggaggaggccagtgggattcCTACCAAGAAAGTGGTTTATAGCCAGTGGCTGTGTATTTGTCCTTAAAGATATTTGCATGCTTTTGTacatttgaattctttttcaaatccCTTGATCACTCAGAATCCAAAGAAAATGTGTAGTGAATATAAGATAGTGTGTTAATTTGGGGATTTGTGGTGGCATAAACCTGAAAATCAGATTTCAAGCTGTGATAAATCTATTGCAGATTcgtttagcacacacacacctttacAAATTTAAGTCCTTGTTGATGccgtctttttttaaaaaactgaacattCTTTTTAGATAACAGGTTGCAGCTTCTCCATCCACATTCTTAAGCGACATTGAATATAGTATTTTAAGGCCACATCAGTTTGCGTTTGAGGTGAATATACTGCTTCATGAATATGATTTAAGTGAAAAATGTTCACTTTCCCAGATTTGCTTGCTGAAAATGGTCGTTTGAATAATACCCCTGCAGTAATTTCCGCATTTTCTACCATGATGAGTGTCCACCGTGGAGAAGTACCATGCACAGTTACCACTGCATCTGTAAGTAATGAGTTGTTGCCACTGCATTTGTCTTGACTGTccattttgtaaaacaaaaagaaaaaagctaaaatcAAGAAATCggggggagcctggcatgctgcagtccatggggtcgcaaagcgtcggacacaactgagcaactgaactgaactgacttgtcAGTTGGGAGGTCTCTTCATTTATACCAGCTTCTGTGAACATGGCACctcaccccagtactcttgcctggaaaatcccgtggacggaggagcctggtaggctacagtccctggggtcgcgaagagtcggacacaactgagcaagttcacttcacttctgtgAATCTCTGCTTTGCAGGGCCCAGCAGATGTCTCCCTGGTGCTTCCCTCATCAGCGGTTATTCGTAAAGACTGTAGGTTGGGTTAAAATGTGTCAGGAAGTACTGGTTTATAGTCCAGTACaggtttgaattattttttaaacatcatgCTAAGTAGTTTACTGAAATGTAACCTGTTTATCTTTTGTGGTGATGAAGCAGAGAGTATAAGGCGAATGGGCCCTATTGGTCTTATGGACTTGCTGAAGTAGAGTATAATAATAGTCACCATTTATTGAAACACAATATGCTGGacactttataattattttacttaatatcaAAGGTCTGCGTGAAGCAGAAGTGTTGTTACCCTCATTTTACTAATGAGGAAACCGAAGCCCAGGGAAAGTAAGTTGCTTGCTGGAGGTCGCAGGAGgtggagctggaatttgaaccacAGTCCTGTCTCCCAGTAGTCCATGTTCCTTACGTGGCACTGCCTCCCTGGAGTTATTTTCATTGTTGTCCAATGTACAGTGGAATACATTTATTTCCATTGTATTCTGTTTGCACTGTAGTTCATTGTAGGAGAACAGTCTGTGGGGCTTAGTTATCTACCGAGCATGGTTGAGCTACTTGGGGTATGCAGCACCTGACCTTACCTAGATGAGTGTTTCTAGTGCTTAAGAGATTCTGACTCTCCAAAAGAGCATAACCGATGGTGCTCTTGTGAGGCAGGCCTTCGCAGGCCCTGCGACCAGCATTGATGGGTGACTCTTGGGGTGCGAGTCCAGAATGGGTCCCAGATATCTGAACACAGGAGTTCACACGGCCTGTCTCGGTGAAATGTTCCCAGAGGGAGATTTTTCTCTCCTCCTACTGTAGTaacttttgttttactttatctGAATTTAAGGATGTTTTGTCCCTTTTTAGCCTTTAGATGAAGCCACTCTTACTGAATTGAAGACAGTCCTGAAGAGCTTCCTAAGTAAAGGCCAGGTTTTGAAATTGGAAGTTAAGGTAGGTTTTTAATTGTCTACAGTACATTTCCTCAAGTTGTTTGGCACTTAAAATGGCTATAGAAAGTGGAAAGTGAGATCTGATTATGTAAAACTTTGCCTATAGTAGaacctttttgtttattttcaacaTAGATGATTACTGAGTCCATTCACAATTTGACTTCTTTTTCCAGATGTAATTATTACATGTTACAATTCCATAGCACATAGACTTTTCAGAGCACTTttttttatcttgctttttcattaATGAAATGTCAGAGTATTTTCACATTTCCAACCTATTTTCTTTCCTAGATTGATCCGTCAATCATGGGTGGAATGATTGTCCGTATTGGAGAGAAATACGTTGATATGTCTGCAAAAACAAAGATTCAGAAGCTGAGCAGAGCAATGCGGGAGATTCTGTAAAAGTGTTGATTTTCTAAGTGAGAGTTCTTAAACTTGGAGCAACAATAAAATGCTTCCTGAGCAGGATATACTGTTTACTGTCTTTTAAAGTGGAAATACAGGGAgccttattttttatatctttgtctCAGGATCCCCTTAAAGGTTAAAATGACCTCTGAAATGTAGTTTTTGTCGATTATTCTTAGAAATTGGAAGCTTATATATCCCTTAGGAAAAAAGTGGCCTTCATAGCAGGCACTGTTAAGTACTTCACGTATCTTACCTCATTCCTTTGTCTCTTGAGTCCAGAGCCTTGGCAGGGGCTGAGCCTGCAGGTGAAGTTAAGGTCATCATCTCTTGAGTTTTTCAGCTGTTGGCTTCATCTCGAGTCAGAGCTGGAAGTGGCCTCAGCCCACGCTGGTCACACGCCGGCCACGGCTCCTGCTCTGCTGCTTCACGCTTCTCGCAgcctctgcagcacgtgggccgACCCCCTCGGCCGTGCCCCCAAGGCCCTGTGTCAGCCACGTTCCCGGCTGTCTAGCGCCCTCCACACAGAGCCGGTTTGTGCTCACCCGAGTATTCTGACAGGTCCGTGTGTCCAGCCTGTGCATTCTGACTTGAGCCGAAAGTGATCCGTCCTGCTGTCCACTTTCCGTGTAATTCTAAGTTTAGAGGTAGTGATGTCTATAAAAGCTTCCAGAGAGATTCTGGCCAAAAACATCGCTCTTCTGAAATCAAGAGAATCTATTTAAAAGCGGTGActgctctcactggggcagaggtcCAGCAGCGGCAGGTCTCAGCTCGCCAGGCGCCACAGCCCCTGGAGGGTCCTCTGAACCAAGGCTGGCTGGGAAGGCCAGCTCAGGATAGAGGCAGGAGTTTTCCCCTCTTGGGAGCGCCAGTTCTGGTGAGAGGTACACTCGTAGTTAGAACGCACCATTCTTTGGTTGAGCTTCTGCCTGTTGGTGTgtgtgtcgctcagtcatgtccgactctttgtgaccccgtggactgtagtccgccaggctcctttgtccatgcagttctccaggcaagaatcccagagtgggtcgccatttcctcctccaggggatcttccccacccagggattgaacccaggtctccggtgttgcaggaggattcttgaccatctgattGCTTCTGCCCATTAAGGCCTTTCCAACCAGGCTGGGGAGCCAAGCACAAAGCAACCTTCGTGCTTCTCTGATAGTGAACAGTCACCCTGAAGTCACCAGCAGACACTGTCTCAAGAGAACCTGGTGCACACTCAGCCACTGCACGTCAGGTTATAGGGCATCCTGACAACACTAGAAGGCTTGTGGCCACAATAACGTGTTTCTTCGCTTGGATAGTAACCCTCTCCCAGACTGAAAGTGACCTTGCCAGGAGTAGCAGGCACCCTACAGAACCATTCAGCAGGAGGTTCCATAAGGGGATATGACACGCCACCCGCAGTGCGTCCCCGGACTAGACTGCTGCTCCCTGCAGCAGCAGGTGTGAGGGTTAAGGACGCATCTTGGAGCCTTTGGGGGGTGCACATGCAGGCCTCTGCTGTTGGAACCCCTGAAGCCTCTGCTTTCAAGGGTCGGCTTCCACCCCCGTACATGGAAGAGGCCGTAACGTCCACTTGCTGAGTAGCTGCTCCAAGAGTGAAGCGAGGTTATGACGAGCTCAGTACTGGGTCTCCCGGATGTGAAGATGTCAGTGAATGATGTTGGGTTACTGCTCTGACAGCTTCTTGACTTCTCTGGGCCATCTTACCCGGGGATTGACTGACTGGCTTCACACAGCACCTGACAGGAAGTGGGCACTTGACCAAGTCCATCTAGAATCCCATCTTCAAGGACCTGTTCAGAAATCCTGGTTTCTAATGGACCATTAGGGTGACTGACTCGATCAGTCCTCCAGGAAAAGCTCCCCAGTGAAATGCCCTTAATTTTGATCTAACTCCCCTGAACTGAAGGCTGCTCTGCAGTCTCCAAGACTGCTTCATGTTATATCTTATTTACGcttcaggtggctcagacaggaaagaatctgcctgccaggcaggagatgtgagtttgagtcctgggtcaggaagatcccctggagaaggaaatggcagtccactccagtattcttgcctggagaatcccacggacaggagcctggtgggttacagtccatggagatcgccaagagttgaacatggctgagcaacttaaCAGCCTTGTGGTCCAAGTGAGACAGACCTCACTCTGCAAGTGAGGGGAGAGATGGAGATTTGCCCAGggtccccacccccgcctcccctgTTTTGCTGTTCCTGCTTGTCCCTGGCACGTGGTGCCCCCACCTCCCCTGTTTTGTTGTTTCCGCTTGTCCTGGCACGTGGTGCCCCCGCACTGGGGCCAACAGGTGACACCAGCCTCAGGTGACAGTCTGGGCCCCTCATACCTTGTCCGTTAGATACTCTCGATTCATCGTGTAAGCCAGGCCAGCTCTTCCCGGCGCTCACCTCCTGGCCTCGGAAGAGCGCTGAACCGGACACAGCCACCTCGGGTGCCCGTTCCTCGATCGATCGCCTCCAAGTGTCTGGGCAGTGAATGGATTCCCTTCCCA from Dama dama isolate Ldn47 chromosome 31, ASM3311817v1, whole genome shotgun sequence encodes:
- the ATP5PO gene encoding ATP synthase subunit O, mitochondrial, encoding MAAPAVSGLSQQVRCFSTSVVRPFAKLVRPPVQIYGIEGRYATALYSAASKQNKLEQVEKELLRVGQILKEPKMAASLMNPYIKRSVKVKSLNDMTAKEKFSPLTSNLINLLAENGRLNNTPAVISAFSTMMSVHRGEVPCTVTTASPLDEATLTELKTVLKSFLSKGQVLKLEVKIDPSIMGGMIVRIGEKYVDMSAKTKIQKLSRAMREIL